The following coding sequences lie in one Candidatus Syntrophosphaera sp. genomic window:
- a CDS encoding efflux RND transporter periplasmic adaptor subunit, translating to MKKLMLIGLITAALLIGACGKKNETGKNIEQIQREQGIPVRVRILELERFTRELDYNAALGGREESTASAMVSDFVTSVKVRVGDRVSAGQLVLTFPRNTPAAQYEQASAAFEATRKAYERMSNLFAQGAISRQDLDNVETQYKVAQANLEASSQMINVTSPISGVVTNIMVNTGDKTYPGQPLFTVSSTNGFKARLMIPAQDIQLLKPGTPATAIWGDQTLKGSVSRIALALDPYAKAVPVEVTFPGANPRISFGSTAQIKLLTLARENVILVNREHMISENDTKYVWVNENNHAVKRGIETGLDNQLQYEVVSGLEPGEALIVEGLSLLDDSALIRVID from the coding sequence ATGAAAAAGCTCATGCTAATTGGATTGATAACCGCGGCACTGCTCATCGGTGCCTGCGGCAAAAAGAACGAAACGGGAAAGAACATCGAGCAGATTCAGAGGGAGCAGGGAATTCCCGTGCGGGTGAGGATCCTGGAATTGGAGAGGTTCACCCGGGAACTGGATTACAACGCAGCTTTGGGAGGACGCGAGGAATCAACGGCGTCGGCCATGGTTTCGGATTTCGTGACCTCCGTCAAGGTCAGGGTGGGAGACCGCGTTTCTGCCGGACAACTGGTCCTGACCTTTCCCAGAAACACTCCCGCGGCCCAGTATGAACAGGCCAGCGCTGCGTTTGAGGCCACCCGCAAAGCTTACGAGCGGATGAGCAACCTCTTTGCCCAGGGGGCGATCTCGCGGCAGGATCTGGACAACGTGGAAACCCAGTACAAGGTGGCCCAGGCCAATCTGGAGGCCAGTTCCCAGATGATCAATGTGACCTCCCCCATCAGTGGAGTGGTCACCAACATCATGGTCAATACGGGAGATAAAACCTATCCCGGCCAGCCCCTGTTCACAGTATCCAGCACAAACGGTTTCAAAGCCAGGCTCATGATACCCGCGCAGGACATCCAACTATTGAAACCTGGCACCCCCGCCACCGCCATTTGGGGTGATCAGACTCTCAAAGGAAGCGTCAGCCGGATCGCCCTCGCTTTGGATCCATATGCCAAGGCCGTCCCGGTCGAAGTCACCTTCCCTGGCGCGAATCCGCGCATCAGCTTTGGCAGCACCGCCCAGATCAAATTGCTGACACTGGCCAGGGAAAACGTGATCCTGGTCAACCGTGAGCACATGATCAGCGAAAACGACACCAAATATGTCTGGGTAAACGAAAACAACCACGCTGTCAAACGCGGGATCGAGACCGGCCTGGACAATCAATTGCAATATGAGGTCGTCTCCGGTTTGGAGCCAGGCGAAGCCCTGATCGTGGAAGGTTTGAGCCTGCTTGATGACAGCGCGCTGATCCGCGTGATCGATTGA
- a CDS encoding efflux RND transporter permease subunit, translated as MFLSDLSIRRPILVAMAILVFVVFGILAYFSLPLNLMPDISLPYIVIQTIYPGAGPSEVETQVTKRIEDSIATVSLVDFTQSYSMDNASIILVAFKMQKDIDIANQEIKDKVDGIIRELPANTEKPIVMKLDINARPFMDVILSGNMDGRALYELADTKLRDRFGQIEGVGQVSITGGNKRQIEVRLKDSVVFENRISLAQLMQILAAQNLDMPAGNFQKGSQEYSVHLRGQFENVEKIADAKIPTAFGAKRLGDIAAVIDGQEEVRSRSIYYEVASGQIEENIVLISLTNAPDGNVVSISEEVMNELPVMREELPAGVNLDVVKDNSDFINGTVTDTFSNILLGILLTGILLLIFLHDFRSTIIVALSMPVSIISTFMFMQIFGFSFNMMTLIGITTSVGILVTNSIVVIENIFRHKDMGNDGRTAASLGTSEIAISIVASTLTNIVVFLPIATMGSLVGVFFREYALTVAIATVFSLIMAFTLTPMLASRILPEKRRKNRFGVSFDRGFAKFAGLYQRFLTTVLASKKHSRNIIFGVIGVLILSFALLPVIGLEFMPNLDMGEMSLSIELPQGYNLEQTAQVYDEIHTRLGKHKEIQHMITTLGSSGFVDSGTNIGSSSIKLVDKSQRKVNARQLAGQFSQELADIPNAKIKVSAESAEIGGATGGIEFYLQGQDNQRLEQIKNEILQLIDDTPGIMNLDTSTRAGRPELTIIPKRDEMAAVGATVYDLALALRASVEGMVSTQYTEGDNKYDIKISLEDDAVDSPDKLRNLSVVIFGQPYLLSQLAEIDFGEGANRITHRDRSKTIIFTADVAEGSSLGDVVASINERIGDLELPSGYKIVWGGMADMLSETIKAMLQAFILAMLLTYMLLSAILESLVQPIFIMGTIPMALIGVILALLISGQSLNIVSMMSIIVLVGIVVNNAILLLDYANQRRKRGISPHDALLEAGEAKLKPIIISTLSIVIGMLPMALGLGSSGKEMRMPMGIVIIGGLIVSTFLTLVIIPAFYYLTSKQVPAKGDSN; from the coding sequence ATGTTTCTATCAGATCTATCGATAAGACGCCCCATTCTGGTGGCCATGGCGATCCTGGTTTTCGTGGTGTTCGGCATCCTGGCCTATTTTTCCCTGCCCCTGAATCTGATGCCGGATATCTCCCTCCCCTACATCGTGATCCAAACCATCTATCCCGGGGCCGGGCCCAGCGAGGTGGAAACCCAGGTCACCAAAAGGATCGAGGATTCTATAGCGACGGTCAGTCTGGTGGATTTCACGCAGTCCTATTCCATGGACAACGCCAGCATCATCCTGGTGGCGTTCAAGATGCAAAAGGACATCGACATCGCGAACCAGGAGATCAAGGACAAGGTGGACGGCATCATCCGCGAGCTGCCGGCGAATACGGAAAAGCCGATCGTGATGAAGCTGGATATCAATGCCCGTCCTTTCATGGATGTTATCCTTTCGGGAAACATGGATGGACGAGCCCTGTATGAACTGGCGGATACCAAACTCAGGGACCGCTTCGGACAGATCGAGGGTGTGGGACAGGTCAGCATCACCGGCGGAAACAAGCGCCAGATCGAGGTCCGCCTCAAAGACAGCGTGGTTTTTGAGAACAGGATATCCCTCGCCCAGTTGATGCAGATCCTGGCCGCCCAAAACCTGGACATGCCCGCGGGCAACTTCCAGAAGGGCTCGCAGGAGTATTCCGTACATCTCAGAGGCCAGTTCGAAAACGTGGAGAAGATTGCCGACGCGAAGATCCCCACAGCCTTCGGAGCAAAGAGGCTGGGCGACATCGCCGCGGTCATCGATGGCCAGGAAGAGGTCCGCAGCCGCTCGATCTATTACGAAGTGGCATCCGGCCAGATCGAAGAGAACATTGTGCTGATCTCGCTCACCAACGCGCCCGACGGGAATGTGGTCTCCATCTCTGAAGAAGTGATGAACGAGCTTCCCGTAATGCGCGAAGAACTTCCCGCGGGCGTGAACCTCGATGTGGTGAAGGACAATTCGGATTTCATCAATGGCACCGTCACCGACACTTTCAGCAACATTCTGCTGGGAATACTGCTGACAGGCATTCTCCTGCTGATCTTCCTGCACGATTTCCGCTCCACGATCATCGTCGCCCTCTCCATGCCGGTTTCCATCATTTCCACCTTCATGTTCATGCAGATCTTCGGTTTCAGCTTCAACATGATGACCCTGATCGGCATTACGACATCGGTGGGAATATTGGTGACAAACTCTATCGTTGTAATCGAAAATATCTTCCGCCACAAGGACATGGGCAACGACGGCCGCACCGCTGCCTCACTCGGGACTTCCGAGATCGCGATCTCAATAGTTGCGAGCACCCTGACCAATATCGTGGTTTTCCTACCCATTGCCACCATGGGATCTCTGGTGGGAGTCTTTTTCCGCGAATACGCGCTGACGGTTGCCATAGCCACGGTGTTTTCCCTCATCATGGCCTTCACCTTGACCCCGATGCTCGCTTCCCGCATCCTTCCAGAGAAGCGCAGGAAAAACCGCTTTGGAGTTTCCTTTGACCGTGGCTTTGCCAAATTCGCCGGACTTTACCAGCGTTTCCTGACCACAGTCCTTGCTTCCAAGAAACACAGCCGGAACATCATATTCGGGGTGATCGGAGTCTTGATCCTCAGTTTCGCCCTTCTGCCCGTTATCGGCTTGGAATTCATGCCCAACCTGGACATGGGTGAAATGTCCTTGAGTATCGAACTTCCCCAAGGCTACAACCTGGAGCAGACTGCCCAAGTCTATGATGAGATCCACACCCGCCTCGGCAAACACAAGGAGATCCAGCACATGATCACGACCCTGGGATCCTCCGGCTTTGTGGATTCCGGCACGAACATCGGCTCCTCAAGCATCAAGCTCGTGGATAAGAGCCAACGCAAAGTCAACGCGCGACAGCTGGCGGGACAGTTCAGCCAAGAACTGGCGGACATCCCCAACGCGAAGATCAAGGTCAGCGCGGAAAGCGCCGAGATAGGCGGAGCTACGGGCGGGATCGAATTTTACCTGCAGGGGCAGGACAACCAACGCCTGGAGCAAATCAAGAACGAGATACTGCAGCTGATCGATGATACTCCGGGCATCATGAACCTGGATACGAGCACCCGCGCGGGCAGGCCGGAACTGACTATCATCCCCAAACGCGACGAGATGGCCGCCGTGGGAGCCACTGTTTACGACCTGGCCCTTGCTCTGCGCGCTTCCGTGGAAGGCATGGTTTCCACCCAATACACGGAAGGCGACAACAAATATGACATCAAGATCTCCCTGGAAGACGACGCGGTCGATTCCCCGGATAAACTGCGCAACCTGAGCGTCGTCATCTTCGGCCAGCCCTATCTTCTTTCCCAACTCGCGGAAATCGATTTTGGTGAAGGCGCGAACCGGATCACCCACCGCGACCGCAGCAAAACAATCATCTTCACGGCCGATGTGGCTGAAGGATCGAGCCTGGGAGACGTGGTCGCCTCGATCAACGAAAGGATCGGGGATCTCGAGCTTCCATCCGGATACAAGATCGTCTGGGGCGGCATGGCTGATATGCTCTCCGAAACCATCAAGGCAATGCTGCAGGCCTTTATTCTGGCCATGCTTCTCACCTACATGCTGCTTTCGGCGATCCTGGAGAGCTTAGTCCAGCCGATCTTCATCATGGGAACCATACCCATGGCCTTGATCGGCGTGATTCTCGCGCTCCTGATCAGCGGGCAGAGCCTGAATATCGTTTCCATGATGAGCATCATCGTGCTGGTGGGCATCGTGGTCAACAATGCCATCCTCCTTCTCGATTACGCGAACCAGCGCCGCAAAAGGGGGATCAGCCCCCATGACGCGCTTCTGGAAGCCGGCGAGGCCAAACTCAAGCCCATCATCATAAGCACCCTGTCCATCGTGATCGGTATGCTGCCCATGGCCCTGGGCCTGGGATCCTCCGGCAAAGAGATGCGCATGCCCATGGGGATCGTAATCATCGGCGGCCTGATCGTCTCCACTTTCCTCACCCTGGTGATCATCCCCGCGTTTTATTACTTGACATCAAAGCAAGTCCCTGCCAAAGGGGATTCAAATTAA
- a CDS encoding DUF3332 domain-containing protein: protein MKKVKKVVLMFVLASFLLASLFSCYGNFSLTRKLYEWNGSLGDKYINNLIFWILLWIPVYSVATSIDFLVLNTIEFWTGSNPMAMSPGEEVIKYAQTEDAEYKITITKNNIIIDEIAGANSGQQVHLLFNPDNSSWYMVNDGQDVKIATVNGNTMDLIYPSGNTLSVQITQ, encoded by the coding sequence ATGAAAAAAGTCAAGAAAGTCGTGCTCATGTTCGTACTTGCCTCATTCCTGCTGGCAAGCCTTTTCAGTTGCTATGGCAACTTCTCCCTCACCCGCAAACTCTATGAATGGAACGGCTCCCTGGGAGACAAGTACATCAACAACCTCATCTTCTGGATCTTGCTCTGGATCCCGGTTTATTCGGTGGCCACCTCGATTGACTTTTTAGTCCTCAACACGATCGAATTCTGGACCGGATCAAATCCAATGGCGATGAGTCCGGGCGAGGAAGTCATCAAATACGCCCAGACCGAGGACGCCGAGTACAAGATCACCATCACGAAAAACAATATCATCATCGATGAGATCGCCGGCGCCAATTCCGGGCAACAGGTCCACCTCCTGTTCAATCCGGACAACAGCTCCTGGTATATGGTCAACGACGGGCAGGACGTCAAGATCGCCACTGTCAACGGCAACACCATGGACCTGATCTATCCCTCGGGAAACACCCTGAGCGTCCAGATCACCCAATAA
- a CDS encoding NifU family protein → MILKQNVEAILEKIRPAIKADGGDVELVNIREDNVIEVRLKGACNGCPMATLTLKAGIERIIKEEIPEVVEVISVR, encoded by the coding sequence ATGATACTAAAACAAAACGTCGAAGCAATACTGGAAAAGATTCGCCCGGCGATCAAAGCCGACGGTGGCGACGTTGAACTGGTCAACATCCGCGAGGACAACGTGATCGAGGTCCGCCTCAAGGGCGCCTGCAACGGCTGCCCCATGGCCACCCTCACCCTTAAGGCCGGCATCGAGCGCATCATCAAGGAAGAGATCCCCGAGGTCGTGGAAGTCATCTCAGTCAGGTAA